A region from the Armatimonadota bacterium genome encodes:
- a CDS encoding PKD domain-containing protein, with amino-acid sequence MKTKCTHALIIAACMLIAASVPALAQDQILYKGDPVDGKYISVGSWGSGSAEDVAKSGYSGSRSLKITARSLFEGGRIDFIEPVDLSRHFANPNAYFQLLAKMQLDEDLGSDPLLEGFFPAEAYGEVGSVAGTGSPVSRVRLVLMFDAGAASECQADVSGFRLGDDGWLALSFPMSALKGKTARTEHKLKRIIISGDGSEPFYIGQIQIVTDTKPITADAGLDQFVAANDDIMFRAVGDGGAAALRYAWDFDSKDGIQTDALGEVVYHKYRKAGDYTITLTVSDIFKIKEPVTRTVKAQVFD; translated from the coding sequence GTGAAGACAAAATGCACTCATGCACTCATCATCGCGGCCTGCATGCTGATCGCCGCGTCCGTTCCGGCGCTCGCCCAGGACCAGATCCTCTACAAGGGCGATCCCGTTGACGGCAAGTACATCTCGGTCGGAAGCTGGGGAAGCGGCTCGGCCGAGGACGTGGCGAAGAGCGGCTACAGCGGCAGCCGGTCGCTGAAGATCACGGCGCGCAGCCTCTTCGAGGGAGGCCGGATAGATTTCATCGAGCCGGTGGACCTGAGCAGGCATTTCGCCAACCCGAACGCCTACTTCCAGCTCCTGGCGAAGATGCAGTTGGACGAGGACCTCGGGTCCGACCCGCTGCTGGAGGGGTTCTTCCCCGCCGAGGCATACGGCGAGGTCGGGTCCGTCGCGGGGACCGGATCGCCCGTCAGCCGGGTGAGGCTCGTCCTGATGTTCGACGCCGGAGCGGCGTCGGAGTGCCAGGCCGACGTGAGCGGGTTCAGGCTCGGCGACGACGGCTGGCTCGCCCTCTCCTTCCCGATGTCCGCCCTGAAGGGCAAGACGGCGCGCACCGAGCACAAGCTGAAGCGCATCATCATCTCGGGCGACGGCTCAGAGCCGTTCTACATCGGCCAGATACAGATAGTCACCGACACGAAGCCGATCACCGCCGACGCCGGGCTGGACCAGTTCGTCGCGGCGAACGACGACATCATGTTCCGCGCGGTCGGCGACGGCGGGGCGGCCGCCCTGAGGTACGCGTGGGACTTCGACTCGAAGGACGGCATCCAGACCGACGCGCTCGGCGAGGTCGTCTACCACAAGTACCGGAAGGCCGGCGACTACACCATCACGCTCACCGTGTCCGACATCTTCAAGATCAAGGAGCCGGTGACCCGTACGGTCAAGGCCCAGGTGTTCGACTAG
- a CDS encoding TIGR00282 family metallophosphoesterase has protein sequence MRILFIGDVVGKPGREAVRALLPGLRKELSPGIVIANGENSAGGLGVTKETAVELLDSGIDALTLGNHVFAKKEVYGFLDEDARVVRPANYPNGCPGRGWIICKDDCGRKVGIVNLCGRVFMPEHFDDPFRAADRILKEISEQAQIVVVDFHAEATSEKAALAWHLDGRATAVLGTHTHVVTADERVLPEGTAFISDVGMTGPEDSVLGIRRELIVQKFMTQMPNKFEVADGPASLAAVLVEADPSTGRASSIRRIGADYRPASVG, from the coding sequence TTGAGAATACTATTCATCGGCGACGTCGTCGGGAAACCTGGCCGGGAGGCCGTCCGCGCGCTCTTGCCGGGCCTCAGGAAGGAACTCTCGCCCGGGATAGTCATCGCCAACGGGGAGAACTCGGCCGGCGGGCTCGGCGTCACGAAGGAGACCGCCGTCGAGCTGCTCGACTCGGGGATTGACGCGCTGACTCTCGGCAACCACGTGTTCGCCAAGAAGGAAGTATACGGGTTCCTCGACGAGGACGCGCGAGTCGTGAGGCCGGCGAACTACCCGAACGGGTGCCCCGGGCGCGGATGGATTATCTGCAAGGACGACTGCGGGCGGAAGGTCGGGATCGTGAACCTCTGCGGCAGGGTGTTCATGCCCGAGCATTTCGACGACCCGTTCCGGGCGGCGGACCGCATCCTGAAGGAGATATCGGAGCAGGCGCAGATCGTCGTGGTGGACTTCCATGCGGAAGCGACCTCCGAGAAGGCCGCGCTGGCGTGGCATCTCGACGGTAGGGCGACCGCCGTGCTCGGCACGCACACCCACGTCGTCACCGCCGACGAGAGAGTCCTGCCGGAGGGTACCGCCTTCATCAGCGACGTGGGGATGACGGGCCCGGAGGACTCCGTGCTCGGCATACGGAGAGAACTGATCGTTCAGAAGTTCATGACGCAGATGCCGAACAAGTTCGAGGTGGCGGACGGGCCGGCGTCGCTCGCCGCGGTTCTCGTGGAGGCCGATCCCTCGACCGGCAGGGCGTCGAGCATACGCCGCATAGGCGCCGACTACCGGCCGGCGTCGGTCGGCTGA
- the rny gene encoding ribonuclease Y, whose product MSSLDIVFIAASVAIVVLGFVGIVLPARRKAEEIKAEAVRLRDDIQKEIETKRKEVLLEAKDEAHRMRAEVEAENREKRAEIQRLERRLTQKEEQLDRRLDGLENKERALSAKETEAAKLKEELDRVVARQRSELERMSGLTPEEARNILLKIIEDETRHDAAKLIRDIEAEAKEEADKRARHIVTLALQRCAVDQTSETTVSVVPLPGDEMKGRIIGREGRNIRAFETLTGVDLIIDDTPEAVVLSAFDPIRREIARIALSNLISDGRIHPGRIEEMITKAGAEVEVKVRESGERAVFETGVTALDPEMVKLLGKLRFRTSYGQNVLDHSIEVAHLAGAMAAELGANVALARRAGLLHDLGKAVDFEVEGPHAVISADLCRKFREHPEVIHAVGAHHHDEEPQTIEATLVAVADAVSASRPGARRETLETYVKRLQKLETIADSFAGVDKSFAVQAGREIRVMVRPTDLDDDGAAKLARDTAKKIQEEMEFPGQIKITVIRETRAVEYAK is encoded by the coding sequence ATGTCATCGCTGGATATCGTTTTCATAGCGGCATCGGTCGCTATCGTAGTGCTCGGGTTTGTCGGCATAGTGCTGCCCGCCCGCCGAAAGGCGGAGGAGATCAAGGCAGAGGCCGTCAGGCTCCGAGATGACATACAGAAAGAGATCGAAACCAAACGCAAAGAGGTTCTCCTGGAAGCGAAGGACGAAGCCCATCGAATGAGGGCCGAGGTCGAAGCGGAGAACCGAGAGAAACGAGCCGAGATTCAGAGGTTAGAGCGAAGACTGACGCAGAAGGAAGAGCAACTCGACCGGAGACTCGACGGTCTCGAAAACAAGGAGAGGGCACTCTCCGCCAAAGAGACTGAAGCGGCGAAACTGAAGGAGGAACTCGACCGCGTGGTGGCCAGGCAGCGCTCGGAGCTGGAGCGCATGTCCGGCCTGACGCCGGAAGAGGCGAGGAACATCCTCCTCAAGATCATCGAAGACGAGACGAGGCACGACGCCGCGAAGCTGATACGCGACATCGAGGCCGAAGCGAAAGAAGAAGCGGACAAGCGCGCGAGGCACATCGTAACCCTGGCCCTCCAGAGATGCGCGGTGGACCAGACGTCCGAGACGACCGTCTCGGTGGTGCCTCTTCCCGGAGACGAGATGAAGGGCCGGATCATCGGCCGCGAGGGGCGGAACATCCGCGCCTTCGAGACCCTGACCGGCGTTGACCTGATCATAGACGACACGCCCGAGGCAGTCGTGCTCTCGGCGTTCGATCCCATCCGGCGCGAGATCGCCCGGATAGCCCTGAGCAACCTGATCTCCGACGGGCGCATCCATCCCGGGCGCATCGAGGAGATGATAACCAAGGCCGGGGCAGAGGTCGAGGTCAAGGTCCGGGAGTCCGGGGAGCGGGCGGTCTTCGAGACGGGCGTCACGGCGCTCGACCCGGAGATGGTGAAGCTGCTCGGGAAGCTTAGGTTCAGGACGAGTTACGGGCAGAACGTGCTCGATCACTCGATCGAGGTGGCGCACCTGGCGGGGGCGATGGCGGCCGAGCTGGGCGCGAACGTGGCATTGGCGAGGCGCGCCGGACTGCTGCACGACCTGGGCAAGGCGGTGGACTTCGAGGTGGAAGGCCCGCACGCCGTCATAAGCGCCGACCTGTGCCGCAAGTTCCGCGAGCACCCCGAGGTGATCCATGCGGTGGGCGCCCATCATCACGACGAGGAGCCTCAGACCATCGAGGCGACGCTCGTGGCCGTCGCGGACGCCGTGTCGGCGTCGAGGCCGGGGGCGCGCCGCGAGACGCTCGAGACATACGTCAAGCGCCTCCAGAAGCTCGAAACGATAGCGGATTCGTTCGCCGGAGTGGACAAGTCGTTCGCCGTGCAGGCCGGCCGCGAAATCCGCGTGATGGTGAGGCCGACCGATCTCGACGACGACGGGGCCGCCAAACTGGCCCGGGACACCGCCAAGAAGATACAGGAAGAGATGGAGTTCCCCGGCCAGATCAAGATCACGGTCATCCGGGAGACCCGGGCGGTCGAGTACGCGAAGTAG
- a CDS encoding regulatory protein RecX: MLNRVQHDADDKPDRRLIDGQQRITAIEVQERRKDRRSIFVDGKFVIGAREDVVAELGLEVGRMFSEDELKAVVRAETLSRAKARALNLLSYRSRSKAELARRLGIAGYDEDIVEETLSRLEAAGLVDDAQFTEAWVKSRVSGKGLGKSRIRWELKRKGVAAEVVEEALSSVDPGVERTLAADAARRRWEKDRDPDLRARRRRTASYLQRQGFDWQVISEIIDDLAREANDE; this comes from the coding sequence ATGCTGAACCGAGTTCAGCATGACGCGGATGACAAACCGGATAGAAGGTTGATTGACGGTCAACAGCGAATAACCGCAATAGAGGTCCAGGAGAGAAGAAAGGACCGCCGGTCCATATTCGTGGACGGCAAGTTCGTCATAGGCGCGCGCGAGGATGTAGTCGCCGAGCTGGGGCTGGAAGTCGGCCGCATGTTCAGCGAGGACGAACTGAAGGCAGTCGTGCGCGCGGAAACGCTTTCCAGGGCGAAGGCGAGGGCCCTGAACCTGCTCTCGTACCGGTCCCGCAGCAAGGCGGAACTGGCGCGGAGGCTGGGCATCGCGGGCTACGACGAAGACATAGTGGAAGAGACGTTGTCGCGCCTGGAGGCCGCGGGCCTCGTTGACGACGCGCAGTTCACCGAAGCATGGGTGAAATCACGTGTCTCCGGGAAGGGGCTCGGGAAGTCGCGCATCAGGTGGGAACTGAAGCGGAAGGGCGTGGCGGCCGAAGTAGTAGAGGAGGCTCTATCGTCGGTTGATCCGGGCGTAGAGCGAACACTAGCGGCAGATGCCGCGCGGCGCCGATGGGAGAAGGACCGGGATCCGGATCTCCGCGCAAGGCGGCGCAGAACGGCATCTTACCTGCAGAGGCAGGGCTTCGATTGGCAGGTCATATCCGAAATCATTGACGACCTCGCCCGCGAAGCGAACGATGAATAG
- the recA gene encoding recombinase RecA, whose amino-acid sequence MDKDGGNGKEKQQALELALGRIEKQFGKGSVMRLGEATKLNVDVIPTGSLALDLALGVGGVPRGRITEIYGQESSGKTTLAYHVIAEAQKAGGIAAFIDAEHAVDAVYARNLGVDVDSLLISQPDTGEEALEIIDALIRSGAVDVVVLDSVAALVPKSEIEGEMGDSHVGLQARLMSQAMRKIGGSTSKSHTSAIFINQIREKIGVMFGNPETTPGGRALKFWASVRLEIRRVETLKQGNEMVGNRVRVKVVKNKVAPPFRQAEFDIMFGKGISRSGGILDIGTELGIVEKTGTWFTYEENRLGQGRENAKQHLEEHPELMEEIEAKIRANGTEDVLVAAASEDEE is encoded by the coding sequence TTGGACAAGGACGGCGGCAACGGCAAGGAAAAACAGCAGGCCCTGGAACTCGCCCTCGGCCGCATAGAAAAGCAGTTCGGCAAGGGATCGGTGATGCGCCTCGGGGAGGCCACCAAGCTGAATGTTGACGTGATACCGACGGGATCGCTCGCGCTCGACCTCGCGCTCGGGGTCGGCGGCGTCCCCAGGGGCCGGATCACCGAGATCTACGGCCAGGAGTCCTCCGGCAAGACGACTCTGGCATACCACGTCATCGCGGAGGCGCAGAAGGCCGGCGGGATCGCCGCCTTCATAGACGCCGAGCACGCCGTGGACGCCGTCTACGCGCGAAACCTGGGCGTGGACGTGGACTCGCTGCTGATCTCCCAGCCGGACACCGGCGAGGAGGCGCTCGAGATCATTGACGCGCTCATAAGGAGCGGCGCGGTAGACGTGGTGGTGCTTGACTCGGTCGCGGCGCTCGTGCCGAAGTCCGAGATCGAGGGCGAGATGGGCGACTCTCACGTCGGCCTGCAGGCTAGATTGATGTCTCAGGCGATGAGGAAGATCGGCGGCTCGACCAGCAAGTCGCACACGTCGGCGATATTCATCAACCAGATCCGCGAGAAGATCGGCGTGATGTTCGGCAACCCGGAGACGACCCCTGGCGGGCGCGCGCTCAAGTTCTGGGCGTCGGTCCGGCTGGAGATACGCCGCGTCGAGACTCTGAAGCAGGGCAACGAGATGGTCGGCAACCGGGTGCGCGTGAAGGTCGTGAAGAACAAGGTCGCCCCACCCTTCCGCCAGGCGGAGTTCGACATCATGTTCGGCAAGGGCATATCGCGCTCCGGCGGGATACTCGACATCGGCACCGAGCTTGGGATCGTCGAGAAGACCGGCACCTGGTTCACGTACGAGGAGAACCGGCTGGGGCAGGGACGGGAGAACGCCAAGCAGCACCTCGAGGAGCATCCTGAGTTGATGGAGGAGATCGAGGCGAAGATCCGCGCGAACGGCACGGAGGACGTGCTCGTGGCGGCGGCGTCCGAGGATGAGGAGTAA
- the thpR gene encoding RNA 2',3'-cyclic phosphodiesterase yields the protein MEKIRTFIAVKLPGEVRRRLAEIEKRLMESGADVKWVPEENFHITLKFLGGVEQAKMSGVREAVERAASGVRPFDLGFAGVGSFGRPTRVVWVGIESGRDELRSLAALVDGELAGVGFPREDRPFGAHVTLGRVRSPRGAESLRERIEELKNERAGSAPVDGVSVMRSELRPGGPVYTALADVRF from the coding sequence ATGGAAAAGATTCGCACATTCATCGCCGTGAAGCTGCCGGGCGAAGTCCGGCGGCGGCTGGCGGAGATAGAGAAACGCTTGATGGAGTCCGGCGCGGACGTGAAGTGGGTGCCGGAGGAGAACTTCCACATCACCCTGAAGTTCCTGGGCGGCGTGGAGCAGGCGAAGATGTCCGGAGTCCGCGAGGCGGTCGAGCGCGCGGCGTCCGGCGTCCGGCCGTTCGACCTCGGGTTCGCCGGGGTCGGATCATTCGGCAGGCCGACGAGGGTCGTCTGGGTCGGGATCGAGTCCGGCCGTGACGAGCTGAGATCACTTGCGGCGCTGGTGGACGGCGAGCTCGCGGGCGTCGGCTTTCCGAGGGAGGACCGGCCTTTCGGCGCGCACGTCACGCTCGGGCGGGTGCGGTCTCCCAGGGGCGCCGAGAGTCTGCGGGAGCGCATCGAGGAACTGAAGAACGAGCGGGCCGGGTCGGCACCGGTAGACGGGGTTTCCGTGATGAGAAGCGAGCTTCGTCCCGGCGGGCCGGTGTATACCGCGCTCGCGGATGTCAGGTTCTAG
- a CDS encoding competence/damage-inducible protein A: MRAEIISVGTELLLGQIVDTNAAYLSRMLSSVGIDIYYRSTVGDNAPRLADILKTALSRSDVVITIGGLGPTEDDLTKETIADALGDEMVMDPESEARIRGFFEKRGLPIAESNLKQALRPKRGEVLPNDVGTAPGALFEKDGKIVMALPGPPGEFIPMVDSYVAPILGERAASTSGRSVIKSRVLRVCGIGESAAEQKVKDLLAGSNPSLAPYAKGGEVHFRVTAKASDDDEAERLIAGLESEVRERLGEFVYGVDDETLETVVVRMLVERKLTLGLAESCTGGLVAHRVTNVPGSSAAFLGGIVAYSNEAKMNFLGVPEETLRARGAVSPETAEAMAVGAAREFGSDVALGVTGIAGPDGGTEEKPVGLVYIGLKTPAGVEVAKNIFGGSREDVRMRASQAALNMLRMWLIGV, translated from the coding sequence GTGCGCGCTGAGATCATCTCCGTGGGGACGGAGCTTCTGCTCGGCCAGATCGTGGATACGAACGCCGCGTACCTGAGCCGGATGCTCTCCTCAGTCGGGATTGACATATACTACCGCTCCACCGTGGGCGACAACGCCCCCCGGCTCGCCGACATCCTGAAGACCGCGCTGTCCAGATCGGACGTCGTGATCACCATCGGCGGGCTCGGGCCGACCGAGGACGACCTCACCAAGGAGACGATAGCCGACGCGCTTGGCGACGAGATGGTCATGGACCCCGAGTCCGAGGCCCGGATTCGCGGCTTCTTCGAGAAACGGGGCCTGCCGATCGCCGAGAGCAACCTGAAGCAGGCGCTCCGCCCGAAGCGCGGCGAAGTCCTGCCGAACGACGTCGGCACCGCCCCAGGGGCGCTCTTCGAGAAGGACGGGAAGATCGTCATGGCGCTTCCCGGTCCGCCCGGGGAGTTCATCCCGATGGTGGACAGCTACGTCGCCCCGATCCTCGGCGAGCGCGCCGCCTCCACGTCCGGACGATCGGTCATCAAGTCGAGGGTCCTGCGCGTCTGCGGGATCGGCGAATCCGCCGCCGAGCAGAAAGTGAAGGACCTGCTGGCAGGTTCCAACCCGAGCCTCGCGCCCTACGCGAAGGGCGGCGAGGTGCACTTCCGGGTGACCGCCAAGGCGTCCGACGATGATGAGGCCGAACGTTTGATCGCCGGGCTCGAATCCGAGGTGCGGGAGCGGCTCGGCGAGTTCGTCTACGGCGTTGACGACGAGACCCTCGAAACCGTGGTCGTGCGGATGCTCGTCGAGCGGAAGCTGACCCTCGGGCTTGCGGAATCCTGCACGGGCGGGCTGGTGGCGCATCGGGTCACGAACGTGCCCGGCAGCTCGGCGGCGTTCCTCGGCGGGATCGTGGCGTATTCGAACGAGGCGAAGATGAACTTCCTCGGCGTGCCGGAGGAGACGCTCCGGGCGCGCGGCGCGGTCAGCCCCGAGACGGCTGAGGCGATGGCGGTCGGCGCGGCGCGGGAGTTCGGGTCCGACGTCGCGCTCGGGGTCACGGGCATCGCGGGGCCGGACGGCGGGACCGAGGAGAAGCCGGTCGGCCTGGTCTACATCGGGCTGAAGACGCCCGCGGGAGTCGAGGTCGCGAAGAACATCTTCGGCGGGAGCCGGGAGGACGTCAGGATGCGCGCGTCTCAGGCGGCGCTGAACATGCTGAGGATGTGGCTGATTGGAGTCTGA
- a CDS encoding sulfatase, whose translation MTEKHITRREFITRAAAAGAAAALPLWGGSLEAAPAKRPNLIFILTDDHRYDAMGFMGRTPFLETPNMDRLAREGATLTNAFVTTALCSPSRASFLTGAYAHRHGVVNNEANDPDPAFETFPQALRTAGYETAYVGKWHMERKSDPRPGFDYWLSFMGQGVYVNPMLNEDGREFQAEGYMTDLLTDYAVKWLEKERDKPFCLILAHKAVHEPFTPAERHKDAFPLAEVPEPESFRDDYRGKPEWQRRLLAHGGGRKDKWIASKDKPVPETLEPTKWAGNEPRRLDYYRALLAVDDSVGRVLETLEEKGILDDTVVAFAGDNGFFQGEHRKGDKRLMYEESIRIPWLIRYPKLIKPGTKIEQMTLNIDLGPTFLDLAGAKAPSTMQGRSMAPLFDGKRHPWRKSFLYEYFREDFQAGIPTMLGVRTEDMKYVSYPDIEDIEELYDLKADRFEMDNLSQNPRRASDVRRMRVELSKLKMRTGYPRGSHPGAPQVD comes from the coding sequence ATGACCGAGAAGCATATCACCCGCAGGGAGTTCATCACCCGTGCCGCCGCCGCCGGGGCCGCCGCCGCTCTGCCTCTGTGGGGCGGGTCGCTCGAGGCCGCGCCAGCGAAGCGCCCGAACCTGATCTTCATCCTGACCGACGACCACCGCTACGACGCGATGGGCTTCATGGGGCGCACACCGTTCCTCGAGACGCCGAACATGGACCGCCTGGCGCGCGAGGGAGCGACTCTCACGAACGCCTTCGTCACGACCGCGCTCTGTTCGCCGAGCCGCGCGTCGTTCCTGACGGGCGCATATGCACACCGGCACGGCGTCGTGAACAATGAGGCGAACGATCCCGACCCCGCCTTCGAGACGTTCCCCCAGGCGCTCCGGACGGCCGGGTACGAGACCGCCTACGTCGGCAAGTGGCACATGGAGCGGAAGTCCGACCCCCGCCCCGGCTTCGACTACTGGCTGAGTTTCATGGGACAGGGCGTATACGTCAATCCGATGCTGAACGAGGACGGCCGCGAGTTTCAGGCCGAGGGATACATGACCGACCTGCTCACCGACTACGCGGTGAAATGGCTGGAGAAGGAACGCGACAAGCCGTTCTGTCTGATCCTCGCGCACAAGGCCGTCCACGAGCCGTTCACCCCCGCCGAACGCCACAAGGACGCCTTCCCGCTCGCGGAGGTGCCGGAGCCCGAGAGCTTCCGGGACGACTACCGCGGCAAGCCGGAGTGGCAGAGGCGCCTGCTCGCCCACGGCGGCGGCCGGAAGGACAAGTGGATCGCGTCGAAGGACAAGCCGGTCCCGGAGACCCTCGAGCCGACGAAGTGGGCCGGGAACGAGCCGAGGAGGCTCGACTACTACCGCGCGCTCCTCGCCGTGGACGACAGCGTCGGCAGGGTGCTGGAAACGCTGGAGGAGAAGGGCATCCTCGACGACACGGTGGTCGCCTTCGCGGGCGACAACGGCTTCTTCCAAGGCGAGCATCGGAAGGGCGACAAGCGGCTCATGTACGAGGAGTCAATCCGCATACCGTGGCTGATCCGCTACCCGAAGCTCATCAAGCCGGGCACGAAGATCGAGCAGATGACGCTGAACATTGACCTCGGCCCGACGTTCCTCGACCTCGCCGGAGCGAAGGCGCCCTCCACCATGCAGGGCCGCTCGATGGCGCCGCTCTTCGACGGGAAGCGGCATCCCTGGCGGAAGTCGTTCCTCTACGAGTATTTCCGCGAGGACTTCCAGGCGGGCATACCGACGATGCTCGGCGTGCGGACGGAAGACATGAAGTATGTCTCCTACCCGGACATCGAGGACATCGAGGAGCTATACGACCTGAAGGCCGACCGGTTCGAGATGGACAACCTCTCGCAGAACCCGCGCCGCGCCTCGGACGTCAGGCGGATGAGGGTCGAGCTCTCGAAGCTGAAGATGCGGACGGGCTATCCGCGCGGATCGCATCCCGGCGCGCCTCAGGTGGATTGA
- a CDS encoding MFS transporter, which translates to MSEITAARPERRGTLWLILIVAWLGWMFDGMEMGIYSVLAHPALKELLNTTDKGVITQYAGYMFALFLLGASAGGFIFGRLGDKIGRVKTMIITVLLYSVFTGLSALSQTPWQLGIFRFVGAMGLGGEWGLGVALVMESWPNAKRPVLAGLLGSSANVGFLISSLVNLNFGFLGWRLIFCIGLVPALLSIPIRFLVKEPEKWVKAKERGERPDLKQLFEPALRRNTIMACLLSSVAVIGTWGVFQLIPTWVNTLVGGAATHERAVAAMWMAFGQIAGSFLGGPAADWFGRRWSYAIFCVTSLVSAILVFQFSDGYGMRLLVFAAVAGVFTTSFFGWLPLYLPELFPTRIRSTGEGISFNIGRVVAAAAILMGFGQLPKLFGGSFERAGSTMAFIYLIGLILIWFVPETKGRALPE; encoded by the coding sequence ATGAGCGAGATTACGGCTGCGAGACCGGAGCGCAGGGGCACGCTCTGGCTGATCCTGATCGTCGCCTGGCTGGGATGGATGTTCGACGGCATGGAGATGGGCATATACTCCGTGCTGGCGCACCCGGCGCTGAAGGAACTCCTGAACACGACCGACAAGGGGGTCATCACCCAGTACGCGGGCTACATGTTCGCCCTCTTTCTGCTCGGCGCGTCGGCCGGAGGGTTCATCTTCGGGCGGCTCGGCGACAAGATCGGCCGGGTCAAGACGATGATCATCACCGTCCTGCTCTACTCGGTCTTCACCGGCCTGAGCGCGCTCTCGCAGACCCCGTGGCAGCTCGGCATATTCCGGTTCGTCGGCGCGATGGGCCTCGGCGGCGAGTGGGGCCTGGGGGTCGCGCTGGTGATGGAGTCGTGGCCGAACGCGAAGCGCCCGGTCCTGGCGGGACTGCTGGGCAGTTCGGCGAACGTCGGGTTCCTGATCAGCTCGCTCGTCAATCTCAACTTCGGCTTCCTCGGCTGGCGGCTCATCTTCTGCATAGGGCTCGTCCCGGCTCTGCTCTCCATCCCGATCCGGTTCCTGGTGAAGGAGCCGGAGAAGTGGGTCAAGGCGAAGGAACGGGGAGAGCGGCCCGACCTCAAGCAGCTTTTCGAGCCCGCTCTGCGCCGGAACACCATCATGGCGTGCCTGCTGTCATCGGTGGCCGTGATCGGCACGTGGGGCGTCTTCCAGCTCATCCCGACGTGGGTGAACACGCTGGTCGGCGGCGCGGCGACCCACGAGCGCGCGGTCGCGGCAATGTGGATGGCGTTCGGGCAGATCGCGGGGTCGTTCCTCGGAGGTCCGGCGGCGGACTGGTTCGGGCGGCGGTGGTCCTACGCGATCTTCTGCGTCACCAGCCTCGTATCGGCGATCCTCGTGTTCCAGTTCTCGGACGGGTACGGCATGAGGCTGCTGGTCTTCGCGGCGGTCGCCGGGGTCTTCACGACCAGCTTCTTCGGGTGGCTGCCTCTCTATCTGCCTGAGCTGTTCCCGACGCGCATCCGCTCGACCGGCGAGGGGATCTCGTTCAACATCGGGCGCGTCGTGGCGGCGGCGGCGATCCTGATGGGATTCGGCCAGCTACCGAAGCTGTTCGGCGGATCGTTCGAGCGCGCCGGCAGCACGATGGCGTTCATCTACCTGATCGGCCTGATCCTGATCTGGTTCGTGCCCGAGACGAAGGGCCGGGCGCTGCCGGAGTAG
- the aroF gene encoding 3-deoxy-7-phosphoheptulonate synthase, with translation MIIIMRTEATPEQVREIESEIQRIGCKPFINPGVERKVIAVLGAIDARKGDLVEHFSAFPGVGRVELISHLWKLASREYHPADSVIEVAGVKVGGNEVVVAAGPCSIETEEQTLEIARAVKAAGAKFLRGGAFKPRTSPYAFQGLGEEGLRYMAKAREETGLPVVTEVMDTHEVDLVARYADCLQIGTRNMQNYSLLKLVGTLEKPILLKRGLGAKLKDLLMSAEYIMSEGNPNVILCERGITTFEDSCRNTTDINAIPVLKHWTHLPVILDPSHATGDWHYVGPIAKAAVAGGADGLIIEVHPDPIHAMSDGPQSLTPDRFAALMEQIGRVASAVGRAV, from the coding sequence ATGATCATCATCATGCGAACCGAGGCGACGCCGGAACAGGTCCGTGAGATCGAGAGCGAGATCCAACGGATCGGGTGCAAGCCGTTCATCAACCCTGGCGTCGAGCGGAAGGTCATCGCCGTGCTGGGCGCGATAGACGCGCGGAAGGGCGACCTGGTCGAGCATTTCAGCGCGTTCCCCGGCGTCGGGCGCGTCGAACTGATATCGCACCTCTGGAAGCTCGCCTCGCGCGAATACCATCCCGCCGACTCCGTGATCGAGGTCGCCGGGGTGAAGGTCGGCGGGAACGAGGTCGTCGTCGCCGCGGGGCCGTGCAGCATCGAGACCGAGGAACAGACGCTCGAGATCGCGCGGGCGGTCAAGGCCGCGGGCGCGAAGTTCCTCCGCGGGGGCGCGTTCAAGCCTCGGACCTCGCCGTACGCGTTCCAGGGCCTCGGCGAGGAGGGCCTGCGGTATATGGCGAAGGCGCGCGAGGAGACCGGCCTCCCGGTCGTGACAGAGGTCATGGACACGCACGAGGTGGACCTCGTCGCACGGTACGCCGACTGCCTGCAGATCGGCACGCGGAACATGCAGAACTACTCGCTGCTCAAGCTGGTCGGCACGCTCGAGAAGCCGATCCTGCTCAAGAGGGGGCTCGGCGCGAAGCTCAAGGACCTCCTCATGTCCGCCGAGTACATCATGTCCGAGGGCAACCCGAACGTCATCCTCTGCGAGCGGGGCATCACGACCTTCGAGGACTCCTGCCGGAACACGACCGACATCAACGCGATCCCGGTGCTCAAGCACTGGACGCATCTCCCGGTGATCCTCGATCCGAGCCACGCGACCGGCGACTGGCATTACGTCGGCCCGATCGCGAAGGCGGCGGTGGCGGGCGGCGCGGACGGACTGATCATCGAGGTGCACCCCGACCCGATCCACGCGATGAGCGACGGGCCGCAGAGCCTCACGCCAGACAGGTTCGCCGCGCTGATGGAGCAGATCGGGCGCGTGGCATCGGCGGTAGGTCGCGCGGTCTGA